The genomic segment TTCTCAGACAGCTGTTTGTtccactgtgacatcacacTTTCCCTCTTCACCTCTATAAGCTCAGTGATTGTTGGCATTAGGCCTGAGCAAGCTtactagatgatttttaaggacACTTCCAACCAAcccattctatggttctactCTTTGGGCTGCCAAAACACTGGAGCTTAGAGAAAGACCACTGGAGATGGCAAGGGCAGCCAGGACCCTTTGTCCCCCAGAGCTGGAACCATTGTCTCTTCAGTGACCACAAGTGGGTTTTAAGCAGTTCATAGTCAGCACATCAATCTTTTCCCCACCCAGCAGAAAGGCAAAGCTGGGATCCCTGGGGGTGATGTCTGTGGAGAATGAGCTGTGAGGCACCTATTGCTCATCTCCCAATGTCCTGAGCCCTGCTGTTTCCTTGTCACAAAGCTGATGTGTGGATTGTCTGAGAATAAAACTCTTTTGGGAAAGTCTAGTTTATTGCTCTTTACTTGGAGTATCTGGCCTAAGTGTTTGGAAGCCTGTGACCTGTAAGGAGAGATGAGAGCAAAACAGCTGTCTCTAAGAGGCTTGCTGGTTTTATCTGCTCTTCACATCTTCTCGAGGTTTAatcccagccagcaactaaggACCAGAGAGCCACTCGCTCACTCCTCTACCAGAAGAACTGGGGAGAGAAccagaagagctgaaatgaaaaaatttatGGGTTGAAACAAACATGGCTCAGGAACTAAATCAAAAGCCAcgcacacaagcaaagcaaagcaattttgaaataacaaaGCCAAGAattctggttgtgttttgtaaAGCCTCTTGTTATTACATTCGAATAAAGTTCTTTCTTTTAACACAGGAAAACATATTCTCTTAAAACTGAAAGTCCTTTCTTGATTCCTGGAAATGTGATCAAAACTGCTTTCCTGGCTAAACTATCTAAGTGGTTTGACAGCAATCCCTGAGCTTTAAGCTTTCTGTATTCAGAACATTGTCTGCAACACCTGGCAACAGAGCACTGtgtgagagcagcacaggcacctcTCCCATGTCTAATTCAGCCTGGAAAGGGCAAGAATACTGCCATTACTTCAGCTGGTGTATTTTCTTGTACTTCTTGGAAGCTGTAGCATTTCACTGAATGCAAGAGTTTGCACCTGTACTGTGCTTATCTGTGCAGTCAGGCTGAGATTGATTATTATTTGGTTCCCTTTCCATCAAGCCTGGTGAGTGCACTGACAGGATTTGGTTGAACACTGCCTTAACCACGAGGTGAGTGtgtgaggaggagcagcagaatcCATCACTTGCCATAGAGTTGGTTTTGCTCAAGATGACCTCAGAGCTGGAAGATCCTAAGAATATTCAGTGTGGGAATATTCATGCACTCTGCTTGCTTTGGgctgttttctgtctgccttGAGAAGTGGAGTTCCTGCAGGAGATGACAATGTTGCAAAAAAGACTTAAAACCCATCCTTCAGAGGCCTGGGCTTCCTGgtgggggagaagagggatAAGAGGCTCAGAGATTGTAGGACAACTTTTACAAAGCAAGCTACTGCATTATAAAATTATGATAACATGTTTATTATTATAGCATTATATTATTATGCTTATGTAATTGACTGGCTAGATtatcataaatattaaaatagtgTAATAGATTAAAAATTGTGTAAGGAATGTGTAAGAAAAAGTCACTTGCCCCTATTTCTGAGGGGGGAAAACCAAAAGGATAATCCTGTGTGATTGTGTATGTCAGGATTTTAAAAGCCTCTAGACAGGATTTTACAGCCACACGAGATGGAGTGTACCCATGGGCCAACTTGGGAAATGCTGCTGACAATGGCACTGGGCAGCCCCACGTCCCAGCACTCCATGGGCTGAAAGAGAGGAGACTAacaagagcaggagaggagctccTATGTACCCACAGTCATTGGTGCCACCACCACACCTACCCACGCAGTAACTGATGGAGGGAGAATCAGGAAAACACAAGCCTTGCATGTAGCTGAGCCCATGGTGGAGCACAGCCAGCTTAGCATTTGAGGGTACCTCAGAGCAGGGACTTGTGTTGGCCCTGGAGAAGGCAGTGGCTGTTTCCAGAGGACACTGTACATGGAGAGGGGTTAGGGCAGAGTACACAGAGCAAAATGAGGATGAAGTTTTGAAAGAGGCTgtaatggaaaaggaaatgctaCCACTTTATTGTAGACAGTGTTTTCCCCTCGGTACCGGGGGCCACAGAGAGGGAGCAGGGTGTGAACATTGGCAGCACCTCCTGTGGCTGCAACTTGGCTTGTCCTGGCATTTTCTTCTCCACGGTGTAAGTGGACGGAAGGACACAGAAATTGGTGAAACAATACAGCAGCTCCCAAGCCAAGCTTTAATCAGCAGCCAGAGGTTCTTGTTCTGCAGTCAGTGCTGTTGCCCTTCACTGGAAGGGAGGACCACTCGGACGTAGAGGCTCCCTGCAGGGTGGCGGTGCACGCCATCCTGGGTGGCAGGACCACAATTCCCACCCAACGGGTGGTTTTTGGCAACACCCTCGGGAGCGGAGCCCCGAACGGAGGGGCGGGACAGGACGGGACGGTTCCCAGGCAGAGGCGGCAGTGACGCCAGGAAGGACCCTGCCCTTCTGGCATCCCCGGGGCGTGCTCGGCCCGTTTCCCTTTCGAGCGGGTCGGCAGCGCGGTGGCGGCAGCAGCGGGACAGGGCGAGGGTGAGTGGGGCGATTTGAAAGGGCAGAGAGCGGAGCTCGGGGGATGCGAGCGGGCATCTGCCAGCAGGATGCGGCCCCGTCGGGGGCTGGCGGCAGGCGCGGCTCTGGCAAGAGGCCGGAGGTGCCCCGGAGCctggggatgggctgggcaCCGCGGGCACCCCCGGGGAGCTGCGTCCCGCCAGCGGAGCGGAATCGGCCGCGGCACAAGCCGAGCCCCGAAGGGAGCGCGGGCGGGACGGGAGCGCAGGGaccgggcggcggcggcggggggagcggggaaCGGCGGCGGAGGAGCCGACCTCAtcctgtgggagggaggggcGGCCCTTCCGTGCCTTGTCCTGCGCCAgcgggcgggagcggccgccCCGAGCTGGGTCCGGCACGGAGGGGCCGTCGCTCCGGCAGCTCATGCCCTCGGTGCCCGGCACTAACGCCCTCCGTGCCTGCCGTCCCGGCAGGTGCCTCTGCACACCCCACACCTCCCCGCTCCGCTGGGCCCTGCGCTGAGCCAGACCAGCTGTAACTCCGTGTCCTGACCGAAGGCTCCTAGGATGTCACGCCGCAGGCACCAACCTGAGCCTGGGGACCTGATCAAGGTCAAGCGACCACTTTACCAGCACTGGGCCCTCTACTTGGGGGATGGATATGTCATCCACCTGACGTCTGCAGGTAAGGCTGGTGCAACCTGGCAGGGTGcagaggaggtgctggggtCCACCAGGAGCCCTGTCTCCCTCTGTGAGCTGGTGGTTGACCAAAACTGTGTATGTAGATGGCCTTTCCAAGAGCAGCCAGAAGCCCATTTGAGGTCTTGGAGGGTCCAGATAGGTTCTACCTGTCTTATctccttcctgcctttcccagatGAAGGGATGCGATGCCTGTCAGCCAGTAGTGACGCAACATTGAGCAAAAAGGCCAAGGTGAAGAAGCAGCTCCTGAAGGAGGTGGTGGGAACTGATGACTGGGAGGTCAACAACAAGTATGACCGCTCCCGCACTCCCCTCCCAGTGAAGGAGATCATCAAGCGTGCTGAGAGCTACATTGGCAAGGAGATGACCTATAATGTGCTCTGTGAAAACTGTGAGCACTTTGTGACAATGCTCCGCTATGGTGAGGGGGTCTCTGACCAGGTAAGTAACATGAGATAAGCCCCTGTGTGCCTCACACAGCACCTCcttgctgctccctgtgagcccctgggctgggacacAGCCCACAGACTGCCTGGGGACAGCCAAGTCCCAGGTGTGGGGTCCAAACCAGCACTGCCTCTGGCCTCCCCGGAGACCCTGAAGCAGGAGAGTCACTGTGGTCTGTCTgcaccctggcagtgccctcTTACTGAATGACACAGCCTAAGGGCAAAAAACCCTTCCATTTATGGGGTAGATGTCTCTCATTCTTTTAATTGCCCTGATTATCCCTGCCTGCTTTTCATTAGCATGCCTGGGGGTAAATATAATTGCTTCTTTTGTTTCCagcctgtgttttcctttccctttacAGGCCAAGGTAGGAATTGGTAGCATGGTGGCACTAGGAACTGGTCTTGTTGTGTCCGCTGGTAttgcctgtgctgcctttggCTTGTCCGGGGGCAAATCCAGAGAGAAGAAGTACTGACGGCTTGTCAGGAAGAGCTCAGAGCAAGGCAGGAAGCCTGTGGCTGTGGAGGGTCACTGCCCAGCCTCTGCCAAAACTGCCATTGGGCCTACTAACAACAGCCACTCTTGCCGAAATAACCGAATCAAAGCCttaataaaatctaaaaaacccaaaataataTTACCATAAAATCCTCTTCTATGCATTTGAGTGTAGCTTTGTGTGCGAGTTAAATACTTCAGCCTTCCTTCTCCCATCCCTTTAGAAAGAGTAAGTTGAGCATCACCATTCAATGTgaccccagcagcaccagcctgtTTGCcatatctgctttttttttcattgcttatgATGATGTTTTGGTAGTTTGGGAGCACTTGCAAGCAAAGtatcccttccttccctgccacctcccctcCAGTGCTTTGCTGAGGACTGGTGCAGGCTTTCCACCCACATCCTCTTTTTCTCAGCTGACTCCTGTGGGCTCTTTCTGTGTATAAGGGATTTTAACCTTAACtttctgacaaaataaaataaaagtattgcTGAGCGTATACTATGTGTCCTCCAGCTGAGGGCCTGTGTAAGTGGAAAACCCCTGGTTCCTAGGCCTACCAAAGGGCAAGCAAGGCATGTAAAGTGTCTTAGAGCTGGTGCCTGCAGTGCCTAaactgagcagctcctgggaggatGGGAGGTAGGAAGGAAGGGCAGGTCTTATAGGCTGTATCCCTCAGTGTTTTCAAGGAGTGCTCTGATTTGGACATCATAGTGTTTTGCTTGAGTTTGCCTGCCTGGAGAGTGTCCCTCACAGAAagaaacttctttctttttctttcttttctctttcatctcaaccttcagattttttcctttgttggcACTGCAGTACAGACTGAACACATgtgaggctgggctgggcgAAGACTCTATCATTTCATCATGAAAGTTATTTATCGGAGTCCTCTATTCTCactcacagacacacacacagtctcACATATTCCCCTCTAAGAAGATGATGGCTGACAAGATATGTCTGCCAGACCACAGCACAGCCCATTACCATTTAGTCTGGCATGTTAAGAAGActttaaacagatttatttacCTTTGATCACCAGTAGCATCCCCTGTTACCAACACAGGCACACAAAATGAATCTGGAAGCGAGCAGCCCTATTATAAAGCACAATGAATCCAGGACCTGTTGTCCCTCTGGTCCTTCAAAGACTGTTCTGTGTCTAGCACATTATACCTTGTTCTCAGCCTGATCATAATTGgcttattaattaattaatactTGAGAGACACCGTGAAATTGCTAAGCATCACTTAAAAGCAACAAACATTTATATCTTATTAAACATACCATAGGATATTTTGTAAGTAGAATTAAATTCCCTTACTGTCACCGCCTTACAGCATCCAGCTCAGCTGACAGTTAGGGTtataatacatttaaaaatgtgaacatTTAAGAAAGAGTAATTATGCAAATAGGCAAATGACATGCATGCAGACAGCAATGGTTCCTCCTCGCGTTTTGGCTAATCAACAGCATATTCCCAGCTGGGTGCACATTGGACACATCTACAGAAAGAGTTTTACATTGTTATACCTTACagagctttttttaattacatgaatTTATTCTGTTATATGCATCCAGGTTTGTTCTGCCACTTATTTGAGCAGACACTGCCTGTAAGGGTACCTTGGTGGAAATCACTCTGGCACTGCTGTGAGCTGCCTGCCTTTTGGTGGGCTCCAAGCCTCTTCAACATGCACCTATTCAGTGGGGCCTCCCTGAAGCACTGGAGGAGGGCCAAGAAGACATTTTACTATGTGCCTGTGGTTGGTCCCACTGGAGGAGTATTTTATTTGTTGATACTCATTAATTTCATCTCATTAATTTGCATCGGATagtaattttctctctgtcctttgAGGAGGTATTGGGAATGTGATTCTTCTCCTCTTGCAATGAATTCCTTCTTTCATTCATTATGGCATGATTATCTCTGTGGTGCTGAAATATCTGATGTATTAACAACTACTAATGAAACCTGGGGGTTGATATGGGGTGTCTGACTTGTCCTGGCATCTGCAAAAGATTAACATTTTGAGCTTGGCATCACATGCAGTGCAGAGCTGAAGTCTCTTATTGTATTACAGTAATATGAATTAAATAGTATAATTCTGAATATAGTCAACTTTAATGTTTACATAGAGGTTATTCATTTAGGATTTCCAGGATCTTTAGGCTTGGAACTGAGATGTAGCCTGACGGGGTTTGAAGGAGTCCCTAAAGACATATGAGTGTTGTAGCTCTGATCATGGATTTTGCTTCACGTCATTTACAGAACATAGGTGAGATTTGATAAGCACCTAAGTCAGCAACGCTTAATTCCAACAGAAGGAGCATTATCCTAACATTTACATGATTAAAGGTTTATTGACTAGATTAAGAATATTTATTGAACTGTGCTGAGAATGACATAATTGAAAATCCCTGTGA from the Chiroxiphia lanceolata isolate bChiLan1 chromosome 10, bChiLan1.pri, whole genome shotgun sequence genome contains:
- the LOC116791383 gene encoding phospholipase A and acyltransferase 1-like, with product MSRRRHQPEPGDLIKVKRPLYQHWALYLGDGYVIHLTSADEGMRCLSASSDATLSKKAKVKKQLLKEVVGTDDWEVNNKYDRSRTPLPVKEIIKRAESYIGKEMTYNVLCENCEHFVTMLRYGEGVSDQAKVGIGSMVALGTGLVVSAGIACAAFGLSGGKSREKKY